In Thamnophis elegans isolate rThaEle1 chromosome 4, rThaEle1.pri, whole genome shotgun sequence, the following proteins share a genomic window:
- the RTN4 gene encoding reticulon-4 isoform X4, whose protein sequence is MDSQPNSWKDKVVDLLYWRDVKKTGVVFGASLFLLLSLTVFSIVSVIAYIGLALLSVTISFRIYKGVIQAVQKSDEGHPFSAYLNRDVAVSEEIVQKYSHVVLGHLNNTIKELRRLFLVDDLVDSLKFAVLMWVFTYVGALFNGLTLLILALISLFSIPVIYEKHQTQIDHYVELVNKNVKDGMAKVQAKIPGLKRKTE, encoded by the exons ATGGACAGTCAGCCGAACAGTTGGAAGGATAAGG TGGTTGACCTCCTATACTGGCGAGACGTTAAGAAGACTGGTGTGGTGTTTGGAGCCAGCTTGTTCCTGCTTCTTTCTTTAACAGTGTTCAGTATCGTGAGTGTGATAGCTTATATTGGCTTGGCCCTCCTGTCAGTGACCATCAGTTTTAGAATATACAAAGGAGTTATCCAAGCAGTCCAGAAATCAGATGAAGGCCACCCATTTAG TGCTTACTTGAATAGAGATGTCGCCGTGTCTGAGGAGATTGTTCAAAAATACAGCCATGTTGTGCTTGGTCATCTCAACAACACAATTAAGGAACTCAGGCGCCTCTTCCTAGTGGATGATTTGGTGGATTCTCTAAAG tttGCAGTATTGATGTGGGTGTTTACCTATGTTGGTGCCTTGTTCAATGGTTTGACATTGCTGATACTAG CGCTGATATCACTTTTCAGTATTCCTGTTATTTATGAGAAACACCAG ACTCAAATTGACCATTATGTGGAACTTGTAAACAAGAATGTGAAAGATGGCATGGCAAA GGTTCAAGCTAAAATTCCTGGATTGAAGCGTAAAACTGAATGA